A single window of Malus sylvestris chromosome 5, drMalSylv7.2, whole genome shotgun sequence DNA harbors:
- the LOC126620897 gene encoding probable DNA helicase MCM9 isoform X2, with protein sequence MDSAAMDEQPAHVKDLAAFLIRHHSDQLRAIALSRDPKLHYPLYVSFAELMDADPPLSHLVFSQPIEYLRFFDEAALWAHKVTLRDLDGFDKGIKKEFIHVRIDISGSPLECPETFPSIGRVRVKHRGILLTLKGTVIRSGAIKMYEGERKYVCQKCKHEFLVYPELESRNSIKLPSYCPSQRSNPCEGKKFTHLEGSITCHDYQEIKIQESTHVLGVGAIPRSIPVILKDDLVDIIKAGDGVIVTGILTAKWSPDLKDVRCDLDPILIANYIRRTNALKSEIDIPDDAIVKFKQFWSDFKDSPLKGRNAILRGICPQVFGLFTVKLAVALTLIGGVQHVDVSGTKVRGESHFLLVGDPGTGKSQFLKFAAKLSNRSVITTGLGSTSAGLTVTAVKDGGEWMLEAGALVLADGGLCCIDEFDSMREHDRATIHEAMEQQTISVAKAGLVTTLSTKTIVFGATNPKGQYDPDQSLSINTALSGPLLSRFDIVLVLLDTKNPEWDGVVSSHILSEGEPDKGNHEEDLANIWPFSMLRRYIHFVKGYFRPVLTKEAEMVISNYYQLQRRSATGNAARTTVRMLESLIRLAQAHARLMFRNEVTRLDAITAILCIESSMTTSAIVDSVGNALHSNFTENPDQEYAKQERLILEKLRSFDEFPDTNSMQ encoded by the exons ATGGACTCGGCGGCAATGGATGAACAGCCCGCTCACGTCAAAGACTTGGCGGCCTTTCTCATACGCCACCACTCAGACCAGCTTCGCGCCATCGCTCTTTCCCGAGACCCCAAGCTTCATTACCCTCTCTACGTCAG TTTCGCAGAGCTTATGGATGCCGATCCTCCGCTTTCGCATCTCGTTTTCTCTCAACCCATTGAGTACTTGCGCTTTTTCGATGAGGCCGCTCTTTGGGCTCAT AAAGTCACATTGAGGGATTTGGATGGTTTTGATAAAGGGATAAAGAAGGAATTCATTCATGTCCGGATTGATATCAGTGGTTCGCCGCTCGAATGCCCTG AGACCTTTCCGAGCATTGGCCGTGTGAGAGTTAAGCATAGAGGGATTCTGCTCACCCTTAAAGGGACGGTGATTCGGTCTGGAGCAATCAAGATGtatgaaggagagaggaagtaTGTGTGTCAGAAATGCAAGCAcga ATTCCTGGTTTATCCCGAACTGGAATCGAGAAACTCCATAAAACTACCATCATATTGCCCTTCTCAG AGGTCTAACCCCTGTGAAGGAAAAAAGTTCACGCATTTGGAAGGTTCTATTACATGCCATGATTATCAGGAAATCAAAATCCAGGAGAGTACACATGTATTGGGTGTTGGGGCAATTCCTCGTTCAATCCCTGTCATTTTAAAGGACGATCTTGTTGATATCATTAAAGCCGGAG ATGGTGTTATTGTTACTGGGATATTAACTGCAAAGTGGTCTCCAGACTTAAAAGATGTGCGCTGTGACCTCGATCctatattaattgctaattatATTAG GAGAACTAATGCGCTAAAGTCGGAAATTGATATACCTGATGATGCTATAGTGAAATTTAAGCAGTTCTGGTCAGACTTCAAAGATAGCCCTTTGAAAG GGAGGAATGCCATTCTACGAGGTATTTGCCCACAAGTATTTGGACTCTTTACTGTAAAGCTTGCAG TGGCATTAACACTTATTGGAGGTGTGCAACATGTGGATGTTTCTGGGACAAAGGTTCGAGGAGAGtctcattttcttttggttGGTGATCCAG GTACAGGAAAATCTCAGTTCTTGAAGTTTGCTGCAAAGTTGAGCAACCGATCGGTTATTACAACCGGATTAGGAAGCACTAGTGCTGGATTAACAGTCACTGCAGTCAAGGATGGAG GGGAATGGATGCTGGAAGCTGGAGCCCTTGTTTTAGCAGATGGAGGGCTTTGTTGTATAGACGAATTTGACAG CATGAGAGAACATGATAGGGCAACCATACATGAAGCAATGGAGCAGCAGACTATAAGTGTTGCGAAG GCGGGTCTTGTGACAACTCTCAGTACTAAAACAATCGTTTTTGGTGCAACAAATCCCAAGGGACAGTATGATCCTGATCAAT CGCTGTCAATCAATACGGCACTGTCTGGTCCCTTATTGAGCAGATTTGATATAGTCCTTGTACTCTTGGATACAAAGAATCCTGAATGGGATGGGGTTGTGTCATCTCACATTCTTTCTGAG GGAGAACCAGACAAAGGCAACCATGAGGAAGATTTAGCAAACATCTGGCCATTTTCGATGCTGCGTAG ATATATTCACTTTGTAAAAGGGTACTTCAGACCAGTCCTCACAAAAGAGGCTGAGATGGTCATCTCAAACTATTATCAACTGCAAAGAAGGTCTGCAACCGGCAATGCAG CTAGGACAACTGTGCGCATGCTTGAAAGTTTGATACGCCTAGCTCAAG CACACGCAAGACTGATGTTCAGAAATGAGGTTACACGGTTAGATGCCATAACAGCCATTTTATGCATTGAATCATCCATGACTACCTCGGCCATAGTAGACAGTGTTGGAAATGCTCTGCATTCAAATTTCACTGAAAACCCTGATCAAGAAT ATGCCAAGCAAGAAAGGCTGATCCTTGAGAAGCTAAGATCATTCGATGAGTTCCCAGACACAAATAGCATGCAATGA
- the LOC126620897 gene encoding probable DNA helicase MCM9 isoform X1 translates to MDSAAMDEQPAHVKDLAAFLIRHHSDQLRAIALSRDPKLHYPLYVSFAELMDADPPLSHLVFSQPIEYLRFFDEAALWAHKVTLRDLDGFDKGIKKEFIHVRIDISGSPLECPVETFPSIGRVRVKHRGILLTLKGTVIRSGAIKMYEGERKYVCQKCKHEFLVYPELESRNSIKLPSYCPSQRSNPCEGKKFTHLEGSITCHDYQEIKIQESTHVLGVGAIPRSIPVILKDDLVDIIKAGDGVIVTGILTAKWSPDLKDVRCDLDPILIANYIRRTNALKSEIDIPDDAIVKFKQFWSDFKDSPLKGRNAILRGICPQVFGLFTVKLAVALTLIGGVQHVDVSGTKVRGESHFLLVGDPGTGKSQFLKFAAKLSNRSVITTGLGSTSAGLTVTAVKDGGEWMLEAGALVLADGGLCCIDEFDSMREHDRATIHEAMEQQTISVAKAGLVTTLSTKTIVFGATNPKGQYDPDQSLSINTALSGPLLSRFDIVLVLLDTKNPEWDGVVSSHILSEGEPDKGNHEEDLANIWPFSMLRRYIHFVKGYFRPVLTKEAEMVISNYYQLQRRSATGNAARTTVRMLESLIRLAQAHARLMFRNEVTRLDAITAILCIESSMTTSAIVDSVGNALHSNFTENPDQEYAKQERLILEKLRSFDEFPDTNSMQ, encoded by the exons ATGGACTCGGCGGCAATGGATGAACAGCCCGCTCACGTCAAAGACTTGGCGGCCTTTCTCATACGCCACCACTCAGACCAGCTTCGCGCCATCGCTCTTTCCCGAGACCCCAAGCTTCATTACCCTCTCTACGTCAG TTTCGCAGAGCTTATGGATGCCGATCCTCCGCTTTCGCATCTCGTTTTCTCTCAACCCATTGAGTACTTGCGCTTTTTCGATGAGGCCGCTCTTTGGGCTCAT AAAGTCACATTGAGGGATTTGGATGGTTTTGATAAAGGGATAAAGAAGGAATTCATTCATGTCCGGATTGATATCAGTGGTTCGCCGCTCGAATGCCCTG TAGAGACCTTTCCGAGCATTGGCCGTGTGAGAGTTAAGCATAGAGGGATTCTGCTCACCCTTAAAGGGACGGTGATTCGGTCTGGAGCAATCAAGATGtatgaaggagagaggaagtaTGTGTGTCAGAAATGCAAGCAcga ATTCCTGGTTTATCCCGAACTGGAATCGAGAAACTCCATAAAACTACCATCATATTGCCCTTCTCAG AGGTCTAACCCCTGTGAAGGAAAAAAGTTCACGCATTTGGAAGGTTCTATTACATGCCATGATTATCAGGAAATCAAAATCCAGGAGAGTACACATGTATTGGGTGTTGGGGCAATTCCTCGTTCAATCCCTGTCATTTTAAAGGACGATCTTGTTGATATCATTAAAGCCGGAG ATGGTGTTATTGTTACTGGGATATTAACTGCAAAGTGGTCTCCAGACTTAAAAGATGTGCGCTGTGACCTCGATCctatattaattgctaattatATTAG GAGAACTAATGCGCTAAAGTCGGAAATTGATATACCTGATGATGCTATAGTGAAATTTAAGCAGTTCTGGTCAGACTTCAAAGATAGCCCTTTGAAAG GGAGGAATGCCATTCTACGAGGTATTTGCCCACAAGTATTTGGACTCTTTACTGTAAAGCTTGCAG TGGCATTAACACTTATTGGAGGTGTGCAACATGTGGATGTTTCTGGGACAAAGGTTCGAGGAGAGtctcattttcttttggttGGTGATCCAG GTACAGGAAAATCTCAGTTCTTGAAGTTTGCTGCAAAGTTGAGCAACCGATCGGTTATTACAACCGGATTAGGAAGCACTAGTGCTGGATTAACAGTCACTGCAGTCAAGGATGGAG GGGAATGGATGCTGGAAGCTGGAGCCCTTGTTTTAGCAGATGGAGGGCTTTGTTGTATAGACGAATTTGACAG CATGAGAGAACATGATAGGGCAACCATACATGAAGCAATGGAGCAGCAGACTATAAGTGTTGCGAAG GCGGGTCTTGTGACAACTCTCAGTACTAAAACAATCGTTTTTGGTGCAACAAATCCCAAGGGACAGTATGATCCTGATCAAT CGCTGTCAATCAATACGGCACTGTCTGGTCCCTTATTGAGCAGATTTGATATAGTCCTTGTACTCTTGGATACAAAGAATCCTGAATGGGATGGGGTTGTGTCATCTCACATTCTTTCTGAG GGAGAACCAGACAAAGGCAACCATGAGGAAGATTTAGCAAACATCTGGCCATTTTCGATGCTGCGTAG ATATATTCACTTTGTAAAAGGGTACTTCAGACCAGTCCTCACAAAAGAGGCTGAGATGGTCATCTCAAACTATTATCAACTGCAAAGAAGGTCTGCAACCGGCAATGCAG CTAGGACAACTGTGCGCATGCTTGAAAGTTTGATACGCCTAGCTCAAG CACACGCAAGACTGATGTTCAGAAATGAGGTTACACGGTTAGATGCCATAACAGCCATTTTATGCATTGAATCATCCATGACTACCTCGGCCATAGTAGACAGTGTTGGAAATGCTCTGCATTCAAATTTCACTGAAAACCCTGATCAAGAAT ATGCCAAGCAAGAAAGGCTGATCCTTGAGAAGCTAAGATCATTCGATGAGTTCCCAGACACAAATAGCATGCAATGA
- the LOC126620897 gene encoding probable DNA helicase MCM9 isoform X3, whose translation MDSAAMDEQPAHVKDLAAFLIRHHSDQLRAIALSRDPKLHYPLYVSFAELMDADPPLSHLVFSQPIEYLRFFDEAALWAHKVTLRDLDGFDKGIKKEFIHVRIDISGSPLECPVETFPSIGRVRVKHRGILLTLKGTVIRSGAIKMYEGERKYVCQKCKHEFLVYPELESRNSIKLPSYCPSQRSNPCEGKKFTHLEGSITCHDYQEIKIQESTHVLGVGAIPRSIPVILKDDLVDIIKAGDGVIVTGILTAKWSPDLKDVRCDLDPILIANYIRRTNALKSEIDIPDDAIVKFKQFWSDFKDSPLKGRNAILRGICPQVFGLFTVKLAVALTLIGGVQHVDVSGTKVRGESHFLLVGDPGTGKSQFLKFAAKLSNRSVITTGLGSTSAGLTVTAVKDGGEWMLEAGALVLADGGLCCIDEFDSMREHDRATIHEAMEQQTISVAKAGLVTTLSTKTIVFGATNPKGQYDPDQSLSINTALSGPLLSRFDIVLVLLDTKNPEWDGVVSSHILSEGEPDKGNHEEDLANIWPFSMLRRYIHFVKGYFRPVLTKEAEMVISNYYQLQRS comes from the exons ATGGACTCGGCGGCAATGGATGAACAGCCCGCTCACGTCAAAGACTTGGCGGCCTTTCTCATACGCCACCACTCAGACCAGCTTCGCGCCATCGCTCTTTCCCGAGACCCCAAGCTTCATTACCCTCTCTACGTCAG TTTCGCAGAGCTTATGGATGCCGATCCTCCGCTTTCGCATCTCGTTTTCTCTCAACCCATTGAGTACTTGCGCTTTTTCGATGAGGCCGCTCTTTGGGCTCAT AAAGTCACATTGAGGGATTTGGATGGTTTTGATAAAGGGATAAAGAAGGAATTCATTCATGTCCGGATTGATATCAGTGGTTCGCCGCTCGAATGCCCTG TAGAGACCTTTCCGAGCATTGGCCGTGTGAGAGTTAAGCATAGAGGGATTCTGCTCACCCTTAAAGGGACGGTGATTCGGTCTGGAGCAATCAAGATGtatgaaggagagaggaagtaTGTGTGTCAGAAATGCAAGCAcga ATTCCTGGTTTATCCCGAACTGGAATCGAGAAACTCCATAAAACTACCATCATATTGCCCTTCTCAG AGGTCTAACCCCTGTGAAGGAAAAAAGTTCACGCATTTGGAAGGTTCTATTACATGCCATGATTATCAGGAAATCAAAATCCAGGAGAGTACACATGTATTGGGTGTTGGGGCAATTCCTCGTTCAATCCCTGTCATTTTAAAGGACGATCTTGTTGATATCATTAAAGCCGGAG ATGGTGTTATTGTTACTGGGATATTAACTGCAAAGTGGTCTCCAGACTTAAAAGATGTGCGCTGTGACCTCGATCctatattaattgctaattatATTAG GAGAACTAATGCGCTAAAGTCGGAAATTGATATACCTGATGATGCTATAGTGAAATTTAAGCAGTTCTGGTCAGACTTCAAAGATAGCCCTTTGAAAG GGAGGAATGCCATTCTACGAGGTATTTGCCCACAAGTATTTGGACTCTTTACTGTAAAGCTTGCAG TGGCATTAACACTTATTGGAGGTGTGCAACATGTGGATGTTTCTGGGACAAAGGTTCGAGGAGAGtctcattttcttttggttGGTGATCCAG GTACAGGAAAATCTCAGTTCTTGAAGTTTGCTGCAAAGTTGAGCAACCGATCGGTTATTACAACCGGATTAGGAAGCACTAGTGCTGGATTAACAGTCACTGCAGTCAAGGATGGAG GGGAATGGATGCTGGAAGCTGGAGCCCTTGTTTTAGCAGATGGAGGGCTTTGTTGTATAGACGAATTTGACAG CATGAGAGAACATGATAGGGCAACCATACATGAAGCAATGGAGCAGCAGACTATAAGTGTTGCGAAG GCGGGTCTTGTGACAACTCTCAGTACTAAAACAATCGTTTTTGGTGCAACAAATCCCAAGGGACAGTATGATCCTGATCAAT CGCTGTCAATCAATACGGCACTGTCTGGTCCCTTATTGAGCAGATTTGATATAGTCCTTGTACTCTTGGATACAAAGAATCCTGAATGGGATGGGGTTGTGTCATCTCACATTCTTTCTGAG GGAGAACCAGACAAAGGCAACCATGAGGAAGATTTAGCAAACATCTGGCCATTTTCGATGCTGCGTAG ATATATTCACTTTGTAAAAGGGTACTTCAGACCAGTCCTCACAAAAGAGGCTGAGATGGTCATCTCAAACTATTATCAACTGCAAAGAAG CTAG
- the LOC126624023 gene encoding uncharacterized protein LOC126624023 gives MSTNDVVDGESSLRRRTSPVPSTTRLRVRPDPFLICCRCFSVLTALTAILCIVVNVFSAIQSFTDGSDIFDGIFRCYAVVIGIIVVVAETEWGFVMKFWKILEYCAGRGMLQIFVAVMTRAFPNESSTKKGLVILQNIASYMLLACGGIYFISGILCIGFLKRARQKTEISREQAVKDLEDLERRREELEQLLIEERD, from the exons ATGTCCACAAACGATGTAGTCGACGGAGAAAGCAGCCTACGACGGAGAACATCTCCAGTTCCGAGTACAACTAGACTGAGAGTGAGACCCGACCCTTTCTTGATCTGCTGCAGATGCTTCAGCGTCCTCACAGCTCTCACCGCCATTCTCTGCATCGTCGTCAACGTCTTCTCAGCCATTCAATCTTTCACAGATGGATCTGAT ATTTTCGATGGGATATTTCGGTGTTACGCCGTCGTGATTGGCATTATTGTGGTGGTGGCCGAGACGGAATGGGGATTCGTTATGAAGTTCTGGAAG ATATTGGAATATTGTGCTGGTAGGGGTATGCTGCAAATCTT CGTCGCGGTCATGACAAGAGCTTTTCCTAACGAATCTAGTACAAAAAAGGGGCTAGTTATTCTACAGAACATAGCAAGCTATATGCTCCTTGCTTGTGGTGGGATCTATTTTATTTCG ggAATCCTATGCATTGGCTTTCTCAAACGGGCTCGGCAGAAGACAGAAATTTCAAGGGAGCAAGCAGTAAAGGATCTTGAG GACTTGGAGCGGCGAAGGGAAGAACTTGAACAATTGCTTATTGAGGAAAGAGATTAA